CAAAAATACACATTATATATAGGTGGTGTCAActtgaaaaaataataatttgttgcCATGCAACTATGTGgatttacaaaaagtgcataaaAAATTATCAGCAAGTAAACAACCCAGAATTGTCTGTATTGCTGTCCCCCACATCTAGACAGTGTCTAAATCTTCTACAGCGGTGACATTTGGTTGTTACCAAAACACAGTAAACTCTGCTTGAACTCTTAAACATGCACGGTTTCAACAACTTAAGTTCTTACACCATGaaccaatgcagaaccttgctTTGTTCAGATCGCAAACACCTGACCTTAAATGAGTCCATTTAACACTCAACAATGTTCACTTTTGCGTAAACTGTGCTTTTTAAGCTtacattttcttcctcaagagtCGGTTTTTTAAGCCATGAACCAAGACAGAGCATTGCCCTCCACCAATGTCCATAAGCACCTTCTGAATAACTTCAAAAGTGTACCTAAGGCCCCTGGGGTAGTCGATGTTAAGGGCAAAGAGCAGACCCATCAGCAGTGCCACAGCAGTTGGGAAATCACTTATGCTTGGAAAGATGATCTCTTCCTCGAGGACCACTGCGAAACGGACCAGCTCATCAATCTGTGCCACCATGAGGATGCCGACTGCCATTCCCTTTGTCCAGTCCTCCTCTGCATCTGTGACCTACACAAAGTGGacaaatatgtaaaaaaaatataaaacttTACTGATACCCATGGGGAATTTCAGGTTTCATAACAACAGCAGTAACAGATACCAATATTAGGGAGTGCACAATTCTGCCATATTGGCCAATTTAAATAAATTCCCAAAAAATGTAGATAACTTATTTTGTGATCCATTAAGTATGGTTCAAACACTTGTGACAAGATATATTGGAACTTTTCTTTAATTGTAATATGAATTGGGAgaagcattacaaataaaatcacgTGGGACATTTTTAAACAGATTAAAGGCAGAGTATGCAACATTTACGATAAAACAAAGTAGAGTCACACTAATAATCCCTCTCAATGATCACTTCTGCCGCTCTAGAATGTGTGGTGCTGGTTTATCTGGTGTGGTCCGGTAAATTATTATTGAAAAACATACCTGTACTTTCTTGTACAGTGTGGACCCATCTTTAAAGTAGTGGGGGAGCCCCATCAAAACAACTGCCCTTTGCCTTTGGTTGGAACCCtgtaaaaataataaacatacaGATGGGATGTCTTAGACCAGAAATCAGAATATAATTCTAAGTGATGTTATATATTCTACTTAAGTCTTCATACTTGTTTCAGTTCAGAAATAGTCAATATGTTCGGAAAAGATGGCTATTGGactaaaatgaaataaataactTTTCATTATAGAAGTATGCCAAAAGTTCTAGCTCAAAATGTGAGTCTACAAGAGGTTTTGAAACTATTGCTCTATGATCTGTAACACATGGGAAGGTTATGGACTAGATAGATAGACAAAAAATGGATTAGGTAGATTTAATTGGCTTTGTGTAAACAGACTTATCCACGGACGTCAATGTCCAGAGTCCTCAAAAGGCTGTTCAGCTCCACCAGACCCATCCTGGCCCTGTACACCCCAAGGAACCTCAGTAGATACTTGTCAAGGCCAGCGAAGAGGGAGTCTTTCAGGTCAACAGACGTAAGGCGAGCAAACTCTGCTTCAATCTGGTAGGCAGAAAAAAGCAAAGGAACACAAGCGGTTGGCTGTAAATTCAATTACTTTACTGTTGTTgcagaaaaacatgttttaaatcgATGCATTTTTTATACCAAATTATTCATGACTGATTAACCATTCTTAAATAAATTATTTAGCAAATCTTAAGCAATTTCAAATCTGATCCACCTAACCGCATCTGAAATAGAAAAATACTTTTACCTGACGTTCAGAGAACAGTGCCGGCCATCTTTCTCTGACATCCGCCACAGGTGGCTCATCCTCCACAATTTCTTTTCTCCGTAAAGAAAAAGTGCTGGTCATCAATCCTTTTATTTTCTGCCAATCAATTTTCCTTTTCTTCATTTCGGTGACCATCTCGGTTCTTTCCTCTTCGAGGGAACGTTGTGTTTTTCCCACTGGAATGTCTGGCAGGAAATTGACTTCAGATTTTCTGGCCCTCTTAAGTTTTCCTTTCCCAGGTGTACCTGAAGAGCGTGAGTTGATCTTGAGCTCTGGGCATCCAGCCAATCATAGCTTCTGTCTGAAGTTTCCCATTTTGAACTTCAAGCTAAATTTCCAACAGTACCAACCGCTGACAGATCCTGGTTCCCTCAGACAGGGATGTTTGTCGACGAGAGCTTGTGACACCAAGTCATAATCTTCCCGTGTTGGGTATGCGTTGTGGACATAGATGGCTTCCGCTATTTTATCCAAAATGTCTGATTTTGTGTCTTTGGACACATCAAGAAGGGTTCCATCTTCATGGAAGGCTTCATTTCCTTTCTTCAACTTAAGTTCCACATCATACGAAAAAGTAGGGATGTCAAATGGCTGTGGCAGCTGACGGGTATGACTGGCAGAGGGGATGGGGCTTCCCTCAGAGGATGTGGATAGGCTTGCCGTGTCTAAGGTTGAGTCTGTATGATAGGATTCAAGATTCTTGCTGTATACTTTCAAAGTCACTTTGTCCTTAGGCAGCTCTGACATGCTACTCAAGTTGCAAAGCTCATTATCGAACTCCGGATCTTGGAACTGCACCACCAAGTCACCTTCCAATCCAAGCTTGTTCTTCAGCATCAAGTGAAGGCCATCAACAGTCTCTGGCATGCTGTCAATTGTTATCCTCCGGATGTCGTCTTGGCTAAGGATGACGCGCAGCAACATGGTGAATCCCAACTAATAAAAAATAGAAATTATGTTACAAAAATGGTTGTGTCATGATCAGATATCATAAATTGGCCTATGGATATCATACGAGTAACTTCAAGgtgaaataaaatgttaaatTTTTGTTCTGCCAGACTATAAATTGAATGCCTTAATTAAACCCTATGAAATACCTGAAAATTGGTTTTCAAATTTTGTATATTTTGGCAGTAAAGCTTAAGGTAGAGTCAGCGATTCGGGGGAGAATGCTTACCATAATCAGTGAATTTCTCCTCACGATCTGCTACCTGTCCGTACTCTTTGCTGCAAAAAAATGCAGTGGGAATACAAAGCCTAGGCTCTATAAAGTGGCATGTTGCTAGCTATGGTGGCCCCTTTGTTTACATTACAGTTTACAGAACCTAGGCTGTGTATTACCATTGGATTTTACTATTGCTCACAAAGTACGGACATGTAGTAGATCATGATAGTAGTAGATATTCActgacaaaacaacaacaagggTCAGGGTTAGTGTACAATTACAAGTATTCACAAGACAATCAGCAAAATTATCACCTCAGTGCAGTAGGGATGCCTTCGGAGAAATCAGGTGTCTTCCTTGCACGGTGTAGGCTGACAGAGGAGCGTAGTGGTTCAGCTCTGCAGGTTCGACCACAACCAGTTGGAGATCATCAGCGCTGCAAACTTCAAAACATCTGAAGTGGTCCAGGTACCAGGCAGAGAAAGGTTGAAGAATAAAGAATGCCTTGTTGTCCACTACCACAATGTACAGAATTTGACAGAAATCAGGAAGTCCGCTTGTGCTTCCAAATGATACATACATTCCCTTTACATATTTTGTCCCATGTATAAAGGCTGTTGTTGCAAGTGATGCACTGGTCAGATGACTGAATTTGTGCTGAATAGCTTGTCTGACTGAGGTTGACAGATTTTCAAGGGAACTGTATGTTGCTCTTTCTACTTCCACTGCTGGCTTGAACAGGCAcggcatgtcaaaaaagtaTGACAACATAAGTTGGTGTCTGTTGGCCAAGGATAAAACAATGTTCTTGAAGTTATTTAGATCACGGACCGCTTTCTTGAAAAAGTTATGTTTAGCTTCAAAGCGAAATGTCCAGAAGTCAACCACAGGTCCAAAGCATCGAATTAGACAGGGATAATGTTCAAGGAAATGATGTTTGGGTTTGAGTTTTACATCAGGAAATACTTCTATTAAAAGTGTCCTATGTTCAAAGATCTTTGCTTCCAAGTAAGAGAGGCTTTCTTCTGTGAAAGTGGACGATACCAAGATTTCAACAATGTCTTTCAGTTCGAGAATCACAGACCAAGCGTTATCATTTTCAGGAACAACATCACCAATAATTAATGGCAACAACCTTAACAGAGTCCAATTCTCATGGCCATTCCCTCCTATTGTTCCAACCAAATGAAAAGTTACTGGAATCTTCTGAGGGCAATTGGTTTTGTCTGAGAACTTATAAGGGAAGTGCTGTATGGCAGTATTTAAATAATCTACAGTGAAATATTTCTTATCAATTAAttttttcaaacacaaacacagctcaaAGGGTACAATGCCTTCCAACAGGTCGTGCAAAAAGTCAGGTGGAAACCCTGTGATGCAATGAAAGTACTGTAGCTCATTTAGAACACAGTCCCTTTTTACCCCATTCACACTTTTCAAAGTCACATTTTCTTTAAGCTCAGAGAGGTCTAGGTTATGCGACTCTCTTGTTCTCAATACAAATGCACCACTTCTTACAGAACAAGTTTGAATATCTTTACGACTTGCAAGGCAAAATCTGCAAAACTTGTCCACATTAAATGATTCTTGAAAGCCAGCAAAAGAATGTGCCCCCAAATTATCTGATGAAATGTAGAGTACTGTGCCTCTGACACTAGTTCCCAATCTGTTGATGTAAATTCCTTGATTTTCAAGCAATTTTAGATCTCTTAGTAATGGTTGAACAATTGGACTGTAACCAAATGTTTTAACATCTTGACTTTTGCATAGGGCAGCCAGATATATAGTAGATAATGATGATCTGTCTCTTACAGGTAAATTAGCAATTATCCAATAGATGGCACAcaatttatgtttttttctggATGTCCCTAAAGGATTACAGACTTCGAAATCATCAATATACAAGCCCAGAGAAATACTCAGATCTTCACCAGAAATAAGTGGATTTTCTTTACAGTATGATGCATCAGAAAATGATGTATAATGGCCAGATTGTGATTTTTGGCTTTCTTCTAAAACTCTGTCAAGTACATCACCCCTATTTAACAATACTTGAAGAACACCCAAGATTGACACATAAACAAATGTTCGTTTTGATGACAAATCTAAAACGAATTCAACTGGGTTAATAACACTGAAGTTCTCTTTGAAAAATGATAGCCTTCTTTTGTCAGTTCCCAAAGACCCACCTTCAGAAAGACAGCTAAAATGATTAGCCTGGCACAAAGTATCTTTAACTATATTTAAAGTGTTTTCATCAATGGTACAACCATGCTGCCTCAATGCTTTATCAAGAGTGTTTTTGTTTAGCTCACCAACTAAAACACCAATATCCCTCAATTCTGTAACTATTTGCTGAACCGCTGTCTTTGAGACATGCAAAACTCTTTGCAATCGCAGAAATAAAGATGCAAGTCTTGCCTGAACTGTATCAGTGTTAACCTCCTGCTCATTTATATTCTCACCCCCAGAAAATTCAGCATCACTGATATCTGACTGCACTTGATCAACCAGgtgctcctcatttacatttgtttgaatAACAAGCTCAGATTTCAAGTCTTGCAGTGTGACATTGTTATGAAAACGAATTTTGTGTGAAGTAAAGGTAGAGTAAACACTTGATTTGAAAGAACAATGATTTAAGGGGCAGGTAACAGTCTCTTTGCTTTTAAGATGTTTCCCAAGATGAGAGAAATACTGTTTTATAGTCACTGGATCATTGAAATTGCATAACTGACAGTTGGTCAGTGGTTTTTCAGAGATTGTTGTGATCGGAAAACTAGATGACAGTCACTGTAGATACAGGGCAATGGACAGTTTCTTCCAAAATGTCCATGGACAGCTCTATAATGTTCAATTATTCTTCTACGATTTTCTGAGAAGTAAGTACAATACTTACAAATCCACCGCATTTACGTTTGCATTCAAAACATGTAGACctggaaaaagaaagaaaagataaTTAGGAAAGATATTTTACTTTAATAAGCATTTTATATTTCTCAAAtaaatttacaaaataaaaaacctACATTTGCATTTTCAGCATGTAAAACTGGAAACagaagggagaaaaaaggagaattAGGATTAGAATTAGGACAGATATGTGACTTGGTAGTTAAATAACCATTTCCTATTTACATACAACAGTACACATATCTCCATAATAAGTCTAAAAGTTCAGTGTAAAAGACAGTTAAGCTGatattgatttatttgtattgatttatttgttaATGATTCTTAAAATGCCAGGGCAATTCATAACAAATATAGCACTTTCTCATTTCTATTCAAAGGGGCATCTTAAAGCATGCCACGTGCACCGGTCTTGTAAATGGCAAAGTTCCATTTACAATACTTTAAATCTATTGGGAGCTATTGAAGACCGCTGAATAACGCTATGGTCCAATTCAACCTTGTCAtgcgtgtgcgcgcgcgcaCAGGTCCGCGGCCAGCCAAGAATAAATACAacacggagagacagagaaaaataaaCAACACCGGTCGGATGTATTGTGTTCTACTGCCCGCACTTCCTATCAGCGTTCTTCCCCTGTCTTAAATGTAGGTTAACTAAAACAGTTAAAGAAAGCGAAGTGGAGGTGGCATTAGAGCactccactctctcccctcccttctcctcacacaagcacagcaaGTAGGCAGACACTAAAATGAGAAATAACTCCTGACGCTATAAACAGTTGTAGAGCCGACGTCGTTTAGTTCACAAATGCCACTAGGAAATGGactattaaaaaaattaaaatatgatGCGGTTGTTACTAACCCATGAGTCTGCGATGCCCAGCTCTGGCATCGCAGACTGGAGCGGAGAAGTCGTTTCTGGTGTTTGAACTAACAGGCGACGAGGGCGCTGTGTGTAGGCCACAATCCGGCAGCCATTTTAACGGTGCCGCCTCGTGTAAAACGCTAGCGTTAGGCCTACTTGTTGACATTTTTTAATTCGTTTTTTTGCCACCAGTGACAATGAAAAGTACAACTTTCGATGTAATTTAATGTCATTACACTCGATATTTACTGTGCTGTCGAA
This genomic stretch from Hypomesus transpacificus isolate Combined female chromosome 8, fHypTra1, whole genome shotgun sequence harbors:
- the LOC124470370 gene encoding uncharacterized protein LOC124470370 → MVTEMKKRKIDWQKIKGLMTSTFSLRRKEIVEDEPPVADVRERWPALFSERQIEAEFARLTSVDLKDSLFAGLDKYLLRFLGVYRARMGLVELNSLLRTLDIDGSNQRQRAVVLMGLPHYFKDGSTLYKKVQVTDAEEDWTKGMAVGILMVAQIDELVRFAVVLEEEIIFPSISDFPTAVALLMGLLFALNIDYPRGLRYTFEVIQKVLMDIGGGQCSVLVHGLKNRLLRKKM